One window of the Anguilla rostrata isolate EN2019 chromosome 13, ASM1855537v3, whole genome shotgun sequence genome contains the following:
- the LOC135238348 gene encoding thyrotropin-releasing hormone receptor-like — translation MENTSAAAMEFNATVREGEVQSKMPLNSLEVQAVTILLALIICGVGIAGNVMVVLVVLRTKHMVTPTNCYLVSLAVADFIVLLAAGLPNISEVVASWVYGYAGCLCITYLQYLGINVSSCSITAFTVERYIAICHSMKAQFICTVSRAKKIIACVWIFTSLYCVMWFFLVNTSETVYVDGVVVRCGYRVSRNLYMPIYFLDFSLFYIIPLMLATVLYGLIARILFMNPLPSDLNDRAGNLSVHRGRTNIKMGVSQSNRGVVSSRKQVTKMLAVVVVLFALLWMPYRTLVVVNSLMDPPYLNTWFLLFCRMCIYVNSAINPIIYNLMSQKFRAAFRKLCHCRRQPPPEKVTRYNVQVYYSAMKDSQESANDRVSERRDVNLTDVSTMFTIA, via the exons ATGGAGAACACTTCTGCAGCTGCCATGGAATTCAATGCCACTGTAAGGGAAGGCGAAGTCCAATCCAAGATGCCCTTGAACTCTCTGGAGGTACAGGCTGTTACTATTCTGCTTGCGCTGATCATATGTGGAGTCGGCATCGCGGGTAACGTCATGGTAGTACTAGTCGTGCTCCGGACAAAACATATGGTGACCCCAACGAATTGTTACCTGGTGAGTCTGGCTGTTGCGGACTTCATCGTTCTCTTGGCCGCGGGTCTACCCAACATCTCTGAAGTTGTCGCCTCCTGGGTGTATGGTTACGCAGGATGCCTCTGCATCACTTACCTGCAATATCTGGGCATCAACGTTTCCTCTTGCTCAATCACTGCGTTTACCGTCGAACGTTATATTGCCATTTGTCACTCAATGAAAGCGCAATTTATCTGTACCGTGTCCCGCGCGAAGAAGATCATCGCGTGCGTGTGGATTTTTACTTCTCTGTATTGCGTTATGTGGTTCTTTTTGGTGAATACCAGTGAGACGGTGTATGTCGATGGGGTGGTGGTCAGGTGTGGCTACCGTGTCTCCAGAAACCTCTACATGCCTATATATTTCTTGGActtttccttgttttatataaTACCACTTATGTTGGCCACTGTGTTGTACGGTCTAATTGCCAGGATTTTGTTCATGAACCCTCTGCCCTCCGACCTCAACGACAGAGCTGGTAATTTGTCTGTTCATCGAGGACGGACAAACATAAAAATGGGAGTCAGTCAATCGAATAGAGGGGTAGTCTCATCAAGAAAACAG GTCACAAAAATGTTGGCAGTGGTGGTAGTTCTGTTCGCCCTGCTCTGGATGCCTTACCGGACGCTGGTGGTGGTCAACTCCCTCATGGATCCTCCATACCTCAACACCTGGTTCCTGCTCTTCTGCCGCATGTGCATTTACGTCAACAGCGCCATCAACCCCATCATCTACAACCTTATGTCCCAGAAGTTCCGTGCCGCCTTCCGGAAGCTGTGTCACTGCAGGCGGCAGCCGCCGCCGGAGAAGGTGACCAGGTACAACGTTCAGGTGTACTACAGCGCCATGAAGGACTCCCAGGAGAGCGCCAACGATCGTGTCAGCGAGCGGCGGGACGTGAACTTGACGGACGTCAGCACCATGTTTACTATCGCCTGA